In Ptiloglossa arizonensis isolate GNS036 chromosome 6, iyPtiAriz1_principal, whole genome shotgun sequence, a single window of DNA contains:
- the Uch gene encoding ubiquitin carboxyl-terminal hydrolase, producing the protein MSTWIPLESNPEVMTKFLHRVGVPKEWSIVDVYGLEPDLLALVPKPVVAVILLYPLCRKDKLEEDEEDVKDNDKSTSGPKDPDVYHMKQYIHNACGTIALIHSIANNLDTINLQDGFLKTFIDESKNLSFTQCGELLMTSSGINDTHKELAQEGQTEAPSLDLPVYHHFVAFVQKNGVLYELDGRKSAPINHGATCEETLLEDAARVCKEYMARDPEEVCFTVVALSNSDAEAL; encoded by the exons ATGTCTACTTGGATACCATTGGAATCAAATCCAGAG GTTATGACAAAG TTCTTGCATAGAGTAGGTGTACCAAAAGAATGGTCCATCGTTGATGTCTATGGATTAGAACCTGATTTACTAGCACTTGTACCTAAACCTGTTGTAGCAGTTATATTGCTTTATCCTTTGTGTAGAAag GATAAACTAGAGGAAGATGAAGAAGATGTTAAAGACAATGATAAAAGTACTTCAGGTCCAAAAGATCCAGATGTTTACCATATGAAACAATATATTCATAATGCCTGTGGTACAATTGCATTAATCCATAGTATTGCAAATAATCTAGATAC AATAAATCTCCAAGATGGATTTCTAAAAACTTTTATAGATGAATCAAAAAATCTTTCTTTCACACAATGTGGTGAACTTTTAATGACTTCATCTGGAATCAATGATACACATAAAGAATTGGCACAAGAAGGACAAACGGAG GCACCAAGTTTGGATTTACCGGTGTACCATCATTTTGTAGCATTTGTACAAAAAAATGGAGTGTTGTACGAATtgg ATGGACGTAAGTCTGCACCTATCAATCATGGTGCGACCTGTGAAGAAACACTATTAGAAGATGCTGCACGTGTTTGCAAAGAATATATGGCTCGTGATCCAGAAGAAGTGTGCTTTACAGTTGTTGCCCTTAGTAACAGTGATGCAGAAGCATTGTAG